In the genome of Leptospira tipperaryensis, one region contains:
- a CDS encoding patatin-like phospholipase family protein: MKRALILSGGGARGAYQAGVLRYLEEIQFKPDVICGTSVGAITATAMGCGMNAAEITKLWKSIEAKKVMRYSIWNDLVDIFVKSYSPLTDTTPLKNLLYSYLDFRNLRKNPTEVIITAVNILTAELVFFRNKEIDIEHVMASSAIPMFFPWQYVDGAPHWDGGVMANTPILPAVERGATDIVVVLLSPVGGIDMGLPRTRREGLERVFELSLIGSFQTVMSNMNFEKKKRKGKKSKLSSLLSIPSADRPELKIRTIGPRTSLGFSSILNFSQVQADYLISRGYEDARIQFNE; this comes from the coding sequence ATGAAACGTGCCCTGATACTATCCGGAGGAGGAGCCCGAGGCGCTTATCAAGCCGGGGTTCTCCGATATTTAGAAGAGATTCAATTCAAACCGGATGTCATCTGTGGAACTTCTGTAGGAGCTATTACGGCGACTGCGATGGGCTGCGGAATGAACGCCGCCGAAATCACCAAACTCTGGAAGTCGATCGAAGCCAAGAAGGTGATGCGTTATTCGATTTGGAACGATCTCGTAGATATCTTTGTAAAAAGTTATTCTCCTTTGACCGATACGACGCCTCTCAAAAATCTTCTCTATTCCTATTTGGACTTTCGAAACCTGAGAAAGAATCCTACGGAAGTGATTATCACCGCCGTAAACATTCTCACGGCCGAACTCGTATTCTTTCGAAACAAGGAAATCGATATCGAACACGTCATGGCCTCGTCAGCGATTCCTATGTTTTTTCCCTGGCAGTATGTGGACGGAGCTCCGCACTGGGACGGTGGTGTGATGGCCAACACTCCGATTCTTCCCGCAGTGGAAAGAGGGGCGACCGACATCGTAGTCGTTTTACTTTCACCGGTCGGCGGGATCGACATGGGACTTCCGAGAACAAGAAGAGAAGGATTGGAAAGGGTTTTTGAACTTTCTCTCATCGGTTCGTTTCAAACCGTGATGTCCAATATGAATTTTGAAAAGAAAAAGAGAAAAGGCAAAAAATCAAAACTCTCTTCTCTTTTATCCATTCCGAGCGCGGATCGCCCGGAATTAAAAATTAGAACGATCGGCCCGAGAACCTCGCTCGGCTTTAGTAGTATATTAAATTTTTCGCAAGTACAGGCGGACTATTTGATCAGCAGAGGTTACGAAGACGCAAGAATTCAATTTAATGAATAG
- a CDS encoding MFS transporter, which translates to MSSQHTRNIYVKSEGMLIFVLASIQFTHILDFVIMMPLGSYFQEAFHINPREFSFLISAYTYSAFAAGIVGALFIDRFNRKTAAIFLYFGFIIGTALCAVADSYLFLLSARILSGAFGGVLSSVTFAIVGDAIAMERRGRATGAIMGAFSVASVIGIPLGLKIASYYGWNMSFAGIAIVSLPILVLMYYHLPHIPPFQSAGDNPVLNFFRILTYKKYTASYMLMMFVILGGFTVIPFIAPYMERNVGIPKDEIPWIYFFGGLVTLFSSRLIGILSDKIGKHKVFYILVPLSFVPIFIMTHLVKTSLVNVVILTTFFMVLVSGRWIPALALITSSTEPRDRGRFMTVISSFQNLASGLGATIGGSILYAASPTAPYENYDIAGYLAIGFNVIALILISRVKAVS; encoded by the coding sequence ATGTCTTCACAACATACACGTAACATATACGTCAAATCCGAAGGAATGCTGATCTTCGTTTTAGCGTCGATTCAATTCACCCACATACTCGACTTCGTGATCATGATGCCCTTGGGAAGTTATTTTCAAGAGGCGTTTCATATCAATCCGAGAGAATTCTCATTCTTAATTTCCGCTTACACCTACAGCGCTTTTGCGGCGGGAATCGTAGGAGCTCTTTTTATCGATCGCTTCAACCGAAAGACGGCAGCTATCTTTTTGTATTTCGGTTTTATAATCGGGACTGCGTTGTGTGCGGTTGCGGATTCTTATCTTTTTCTTTTGTCCGCGAGAATTTTGTCAGGCGCTTTCGGGGGAGTTCTCAGTTCCGTGACCTTCGCGATCGTAGGAGACGCCATTGCGATGGAAAGAAGGGGAAGGGCAACAGGGGCGATTATGGGGGCTTTCTCCGTCGCGTCTGTAATCGGAATTCCTTTAGGATTGAAAATCGCTTCCTACTACGGATGGAACATGTCTTTTGCGGGAATCGCGATCGTAAGTCTTCCGATTTTGGTTTTGATGTATTATCACCTTCCTCATATTCCTCCGTTTCAATCCGCGGGTGATAACCCGGTTCTAAACTTCTTCCGCATTCTCACTTACAAAAAATATACTGCCTCTTATATGCTGATGATGTTTGTGATTTTGGGAGGTTTTACCGTAATTCCGTTTATCGCTCCTTATATGGAAAGAAACGTAGGAATTCCGAAAGATGAAATTCCTTGGATTTATTTTTTCGGCGGCTTAGTGACTCTTTTCTCTTCGAGATTGATCGGAATTTTATCGGATAAGATCGGGAAACACAAAGTATTCTATATTCTGGTTCCCTTATCCTTTGTTCCCATTTTTATCATGACCCATTTGGTAAAAACCTCCTTGGTCAACGTTGTGATTTTGACTACGTTCTTTATGGTTCTTGTTTCCGGAAGATGGATTCCTGCGCTGGCCCTGATTACTTCGAGCACGGAGCCGAGAGACCGTGGACGTTTTATGACAGTCATATCTTCGTTTCAAAACTTGGCTTCCGGTTTGGGTGCGACGATAGGGGGAAGTATTCTTTATGCGGCGAGTCCGACGGCTCCATACGAAAACTATGATATAGCCGGATACCTCGCGATAGGGTTTAACGTGATCGCTCTGATTCTAATTTCCAGAGTGAAGGCAGTTTCTTAG